A single region of the Pseudophryne corroboree isolate aPseCor3 chromosome 3 unlocalized genomic scaffold, aPseCor3.hap2 SUPER_3_unloc_64, whole genome shotgun sequence genome encodes:
- the LOC134984566 gene encoding oocyte zinc finger protein XlCOF7.1-like isoform X1 produces MLSPDCDIKDNDSRPDSPGDNPITPMIHPALSAGPSDPGKCSPDHSDIGASVTALTVDTVFPCSIDAKCFTQNTKPINPHTGKAGGRPLICSECGKCFTYKSHLVIHQRSHTGERPLTCSECGKCFARKSHLVMHQRSHTGEKPFPCSECGKCFAHKLYLVRHQRRHTGVKPFSCSECGKCFTQKSQLVTHQQIHTGENLFSCSECTKCFTRKSDLITHQRSHTGEQPFPCSECGKCFADKSNLTKHERSHTGEKTFSCSECGKCFTRKSHLVTHQQSHTGEKPFPCSECGKCFAHKPDLVRHQRNHTGEKQFSCSECGKCCLSKSHLVTHQRSHTGVKPFSCCECGKCFTRKSNLVRHNRSHTGEKPFSCSECGKCFTQKSHLVIHQRSHTGENLFSCSECTKCFTRKSDLITHQRSHTGEKQFSCSECGKCCLSKSDLVRHQRSHTGEKPFSCSECGKCFAWKSNLVKHQRSHTGERPFPCSECGKCFARKSVLVIHQRSHTGEKPFPCFECGKCFARKSVLVIHQRSHTSEKPFPCSECGKCFAHKSDLVRHNRSHTGVNTFSCSECGKSFAHKSDLVRHNRSHTGEKPFSCSECGKCFAWKADLVKHQRSHTGEKPFSCSECGKCFARKSDLITHQRSHTGEKPFPCFECGKCFAHKSDLVRHNKSHRCEAIFLL; encoded by the coding sequence atgttatccccggattgtgacataaaagataatgacagtagaccggattctccaggagataaccccattaccccaatgatacatccagctctatcagctggtccttctgatcctgggaagtgttctcctgatcactctgatattggtgcatctgttacagctctgacagtagatacagtgtttccctgttctatagatgccaaatgttttacacagaacacaaagcctattaacccacacacaggtaaggcaggtggaaggccactgatatgttcagagtgtgggaaatgttttacatacaaatcacatcttgttatacatcagagaagtcacacaggtgagaggccactgacatgttctgagtgtgggaaatgttttgcacggaaatcacatcttgttatgcatcagagaagtcacacaggtgagaagccgtttccatgttctgagtgtgggaaatgttttgcacacaaactatatcttgttagacatcagaggagacacacaggtgtgaagccattttcttgctctgagtgtgggaaatgttttacacagaaatcacaacttgttacacatcagcaaattcacacaggtgagaatctgttttcttgctctgagtgtacgaaatgttttacacggaaatcagatcttattacacatcagcgaagtcacactggtgagcagccatttccatgttctgagtgtgggaaatgttttgcagacaaatcaAATCTTACTAaacatgaaagaagtcacacaggtgagaagacattttcatgctccgagtgtgggaaatgttttacacggaaatcacatcttgttacacatcagcaaagtcacacaggtgagaagccatttccatgttctgagtgtgggaaatgttttgcacacaaaccagatcttgttagacatcagagaaatcacacaggtgagaagcaattttcttgctctgagtgtgggaaatgttgtttaagtaaatcacatcttgttacacatcagagaagtcacacaggtgtgaagccattttcttgctgtgagtgtgggaaatgttttacacggaaatcaaatctggttagacataacagaagtcacacaggtgagaagccattttcttgctctgagtgtgggaaatgttttacacagaaatcacatcttgttatacatcagaggagtcacacaggtgagaatctgttttcttgctctgagtgtacgaaatgttttacacggaaatcagatcttattacacatcagcgaagtcacacaggtgagaagcaattttcttgctctgagtgtgggaaatgttgtttaagtaaatcagatcttgttagacatcagagaagtcacacaggtgagaagccattttcttgctctgagtgtgggaaatgttttgcatggaaatcaaatcttgttaaacatcagagaagtcacacaggtgagaggccatttccatgttctgagtgtgggaaatgttttgcacggaaatcagttcttgttatacatcagagaagtcacacaggtgagaagccatttccatgttttgagtgtgggaaatgttttgcacggaaatcagttcttgttatacatcagagaagtcacacaagtgagaagccatttccatgttctgagtgcgggaaatgttttgcacacaaatcagatctggttagacataacagaagtcacacaggtgtgaatacattttcttgctctgagtgcgggaaatcttttgcacacaaatcagatctggttagacataacagaagtcacacaggtgagaagccattttcttgctctgagtgtgggaaatgttttgcatggaaagcagatcttgttaaacatcagagaagtcacacaggtgagaagcctttttcatgttctgagtgtgggaaatgttttgcacggaaatcagatcttattacacatcagagaagtcacacaggtgagaagccatttccatgttttgagtgtgggaaatgttttgcacacaaatcagatctggttagacataacaagtcacacaggtgtgaagccattttcttgctctga